In the genome of Bacillus thuringiensis, the window TATTATTTTCACCAGGTTTTAACTCAAATTCTTCAAACCCTTTTTCATCGTATGACTTCGTTCCTATGAACGCTTTAATAGATTGCGTTCCTTTTATTTCAATTTTAATTTCTTCATTTGGACTAGCATAAATTCCAGTTGGTTCATTCGCTGAAAGTACATAACGTACTTTCAAGCGTTTTTGCTCTTCTTCAATACTACCTTTCCCAGGCAAATGAAACGTTCTCTGCTCCAAACGATTCTCTTTACTCTCTTCCAACTGCCCGCCCTTATTCTCTTCCAAAGGCGCCGCATATCCTTTCGATGCTTCGAAAGCTACTGGTGATAATAATGTAGATATACAAATACCAGCTACCAATACCCTACTCTTTTTCTGCTTTGACATAATCTGTGTCCCCTGTCCTTTTTTTAGACAAACCACCCTATATATTCATTTAATAAGAAATCCTATTATTTTTATAAAAACATTTAATGAATAGACTAATACCTCTCGCACCTATATCAATTACTACCGCATTTCTCTAAATGTATTCGCTTTCTTATATTGTAAAATTTTTTATGTATTACGCCCCCTCACTTCTCTCTACTTGTGATGAGTTCTCTTCTTACATAAAAGGAAAAATAGTAAAAGATATATTTCAGTCTCGTCATCTATACATCTAAAAATAAAAATAGCAATAAAACCTTACATTTTCTTCATATATGACCATCTATAGGTAGTTTTTCCAAATGAATTTTACACGCTTTTACCTGCATTTAATAGCCTCCCCCCAAGAATAATATTACAATTTTGTGAATTTAATCTGTTAATCGTAACGTTAGGATTTTATTATATTTATATTATTTTCAAATATAATTTACTCTGTAAAAACACTATTTCTATCCCTTTTATTATTTTTTTAATATAATTTTAATCCTCACATACAAAAAGCATTGGCATACGCCAATGCTTTCTCATTATCTCTTTTGATTCGGTTTATGCGGTTCATTTGGAGTATATGGCTTATTTGGTTTATTTGGAGCCTCAGCCTTTTTCCAACTTACCGCTAACTCTGGACTTGTTTTTTCTTCACTACGCTCAAGTAATACTACTGCATTTTGAATAGTCGGTGTACCTTTATGCGCAATCCCTTGTAGTTTCGTTAAATTTCCTGATACTTTAAAGCTAAATCCACCAGCTGGTGTTTGTTTCGGAATTAAAATGCGGAACTTTTCTCCTACATTAAATTCTGTTTTTGTTTCGCCTTTTTCATTTGCAAATTTCACGCCCGCTGGTGCACCTGTTGCTTGCACTTTATATGTTCCGCTTTTTGCATTTGTTTCTACTGTATATAAACCTGTTTCAAAGAAATCATTTTTTAATACTGCTTCTTGTTCTTCTGTAGGAGTTACACTCATCGTAATTTCTTGTAACTCTTCACTAGCGTTTGCTTTTGCAACGATGTCTTTCGTTACTTTCTCTACATTTTTATTGCGGAAATCTAAATCATTAACATTAATTTGTTTTAACGCATTCCACACTGCCAGCTGCGTTGCGTAATGCGCCTCTCTCCAATCAGATACTCCTAATTCTTGTGGGCTCTTTTGTGGATATCCATTCAACAGTACACGGTACACATTAATATCCACTTTACCCATTTCTGGTAAATCTTGACCACTCGGAGATTTTAAATCTACATTTAAGCAAAATGCAATTTTTCCATCTGCCGTTTTAATAAGTTCTGTTCGAATTGGTTTCTTCTTTGACTTACTATAACTCCAATCCATTTCATACTTTGTATGGTCCATAACTTCTGCGAATGCTTTTTGAAGTGGGAATAATACAAATAAGACACTTAAAAACATAGCTACAAGTTTGAACGATTGCTTTATATTCATGTTTACAGCCCCTTAATAACAAACTTAATACTAAGTAGTATTTAATTAGAAAATATTTTTATGCACAAAAAAAAGAGTGCATAAAAGCACTCTTTTTTCTTTCTTACTTTAATCTTAGAAATCGAAGTTATCAGGATCTGGACCAACGCGGTGATTTTGGTTTAACGCATCGATTTTTTCCATGTCTTCTTTTGTTAATTCAAAGTTAAATACATCAGCATTTGCAATAATGCGGTGTTCTTTCGTTGATTTTGGAATTGTAATTACTCCGTTTTGAAGATCCCAACGTAAAATTACTTGTGCTGTTGTTTTACCGTGTTTCTCAGCAATTGCTTGTAATGTTTCATTATCTAATAATTGACCTTGCATAAGTGGTGACCATGCTTCCATTTGAATACCTTGTTCTTTACAGAAAGCTTGTAATTCTTTTTGTGTTAAACGAGGGTGGTATTCTACTTGGTTAATCATTGGCTTAATTTCTGCATCTTTCATTACATCTTGTAAGTGATGAATTTGGAAGTTACTTACGCCAATTGCACGTACGCGATCTTCTTTATAAAGTGTTTCTAACGCTCTCCACGTATTTTTATATTTTCCTTCTACAGGCCAGTGAACAAGATATAGGTCTAAATAATCTAATTCTAATTTCTTTAAGCTCTCTTCGTATGCAGCAATTGTTTCTTCGTACCCTTGATCTGCGTTCCATACTTTTGAAGTAATAAATAATTCTTCTCTTGAAATACCAGTCGCTTCAATACCTGCACGGATTCCTTCACCTACAGCTTTTTCATTTCCGTAAATTGCAGCTGTATCGATGCTACGGTATCCTGCTTTAATTGCTGATTTAATCGCTTCTACAAGTTCTGGTCCTTCTTCTACTTTAAATACACCTAAACCGAACCAAGGCATTTCTACACCATTATTTAATACTGTTTTACTTTGTAAGTTTTTCATTTTATTTTCTCTCCTTTTATTTTACTTGATCTCTTTTTTCTAATGTCATGCTCCATGCTGTTAAAATCACAGCACCTACTACCATAAGACCACCTACCCAAGCAGTATGGATTAATCCTAACGAATTCGTTACAAGGCCACCTATATAAGAACCTAAAGCGATCCCTCCGTTAAATGCGGCAATATTAATTGCTGAAGCAACATCAACCGCACTTGGAACAAAGCGCTCTGCCAATATAACTACATATACTTGTAGCCCCGGAACATTCATAAATGCGAATAGTCCCATGAAAATAATTGTGATTAATCCAGCTACTTTAAATGGCGCTGTAAATGTTAAAACAAATAATATGATCGCTTGAATAAAGAACATGTAAAATAGCGCTCGAATCGGATTATGATTCGATAATTTCCCGCCAACCATATTCCCTATCGCAATTGCGATTCCATACACTAATAAAATGATAGTAACGGTACTTGCTTCAAATCCTGTTACTTCTTGTAATAGTGGTGATAAATACGTAAATGTTACGAATGTACCACCGTATCCAAGTGCAGTAATAATGAAAACAAGTAATAGTCTTCCATTTTTAATTAATTTAAATTGATCACGAAACGATACAGGTACACCATTTTTTAAATTAGATGGGACAAGTATACTGTTTGCGATGAAAGCAATAATTCCAATTACGACAATCGCCATAAATGACGCTCTCCAGCCAAACTCTTGACCGATAAATGTTCCAATTGGCACACCAGTAATAGTCGCAACTGTTAATCCAGTAAACATAATCGCAATTGCGCTAGCACGTTTATTCTCCGGTACGATTGCAGCCGCAATTGTAGATCCAATTGACATAAACACACCATGTGCAAACGCAGATACAATTCTTGCGATAATTAATACAGTGAAGCTTGTTGCTACCGCCGCAATGCCATTACCAATAATGAAAATAACCATAATCCACATTAATAATGTCTTTCGCGACATACTAGCCGTTAACGCTGTTAAAACAGGTGCTCCTACCGCTGCTCCTAACGCATATAAGGAAACCGTTAAACCGGCTGTTGTAACCGAAACATTTAAATCTTTCGAAATAGATGGTAGTAAACCGACACTAATAAACTCGGTCGTACCAATCCCAAACGCACTAATTGCTAGTGCTAATAAAGCAAACATACTTCTTCGATTCGTCTGAACTTCCGAAGATGATACTGTATATGAACTCAATTGAATTCCTCCTTATTACAAGAAATCCAATCATAATAGTATGATAAAAAGGCCCTTTTATCTTCTAAAACATATATTTCATACTTACAAATGCTATTATGAATGGTTTCATTCTTTTTTTGAAGAACGCACTTTAAAGTACGATAGGCACTAAAAAGTAACATAGTCACTTTTTAGTACCGTACTACTCATTTGCCTCTTACATGTGCTATTATGAAACATATTTAACATAATAAAAAGTACGTACTTTAAAGTGCTATAGGTACTAAAAAGTAACATTTGTATTATTAAACTTACTTTACTCAAAAAGGGAGGGTTTCATATGAAGAAATACAATATTCCTGTAGAGGCGACTTTAGAAGTTATCGGCGGCAAATGGAAAGTTGTTATTCTTTGTCACTTAACGAAAGGTACAAAGAGAACGAGTGAATTAAAACGCTCCATGCCTGGTATTACACAAAAAATGTTAACGCAGCAATTACGTGAATTAGAAGACGACGGGGTCATTCAAAGAAAAGTATACAACCAAGTCCCACCGAAAGTAGAATATTCTCTTACCGACTACGGTTGGTCTTTAGAATCCATTCTTGACTCTCTTTGTTCTTGGGGCGAATGCCATCTTGAAAAAGAAGGTAACACATCGATGCTAATTGCGGAAGGTGAATAATAGGAAAAAGAAAAAAACGAACATGAATTTGTTCGTTTTTTCCTTTTTTTCTATATATATATGTACATTTCTAACTGAAACAAAATATTTTATACGCTTTCATACCTTGTCAGCACTACGTTATACACTCAATATCAAATAATTAGGAATCATTTTTATGTTAACATAGGTGTATATAGTATATAATATAGGATATATATTATATACACTTTCCGGTAACGGAGCTTTTCCATTATGCGGACAAGCCATATATCGGACAGTTCATAAATAATAAGTAAGACGTTATGGTTTTAGATTTATGTTTGCAGCTTACTTGCTGTCATAAATTTAAAGGCATTTTATTGTGTTTTGTGAAACTTTGCATAAAGTTTCGTAAACGTTTACTATCTTACTTATAAAAAATAAGAGTATTGCTATCGTAAAGGAGAATTGGAGATGCCAGAAACTATGACTCAAACAAAGCCAGAACAAGAAACTGTACAAATTTCTGCTAGCCAAGGACAACTTGATGTACTTGATCAGTTGTTAAAACCTGAGGTACAAGAATCATTAACAACACTAGTAGAACAGCTTCCAAAATTAACTGAGCTTGTTAACATTTTAACTAAGTCTTATGACTTCGCTCAAACTGTTGCTACTGATGAAGTATTAAAAAGCGACACTGTTGGTGCAATTACAGAGCTTGTAGAACCTGTAAAAGATACAGTGAAAAGCATGGCTGCAACTGCAATCGAAGCGAAAGATCGTGCTGACGAAAGTACTGAAGTTATCGGCCTATTCGGTCTATTAAAATTACTAAAAGATCCACAAGCACAAAAAATGTTCCGCTTTGTGAACGCATATCTTCAAATTAGTGCAGAACGTAACAATAAATAATTTAACTTATAACAACAATTAGTAAAGACGGGGGATATCATACTATGTCAAAACAAATTGTCATCTTAGGCGCTGGTTATGGCGGTCTTCTTGCCGCTTTAAACGTACGTAAATATTACAGCAAATCAGAAGCACAAGTTACAGTGATTAACCAATACCCAACACACCAAATCATCACTGAACTACACCGCCTTGCAGCTGGTAACGTTGCTGAGCAAGCAATTGCAATGCCACTTACAAAGCTTTTCAAAGGTAAAGATATCGATCTTAAAATCGCAACAGTTGAGTCATTCTCTGTTGATAGCAAAGAAATCAAACTAGCTGGTGGCACTACTTTATCTTACGATGCACTTGTAGTTGCTTTAGGAAGTAAAACTGCTTACTTCGGTATTCCAGGACTAGAAGAAAACAGCATGGTATTAAAATCTGCTGCTGATGCAAACAAAATCTACAAACACGTTGAAGACCGTATTCGTGAATACGCGAAAACGAAAAACGAAGCTGATGCTACAATCGTAATCGGTGGTGGCGGATTAACTGGCGTTGAGCTAGTTGGTGAGCTTGCTGACATTATGCCTAAACTTGCAAAAAGCCACGGCGTAAATCCAAAAGAAGTTAAACTTCTTCTTGTTGAAGCAGGTCCAAAAATCCTTCCAGTATTACCAGATCACTTAATCGAACGTGCAACTACTAGCCTAGAAGCACGCGGTGTTACATTCTTAACAGGTCTTCCTGTAACAAACGTTGCTGGCAATGAAATCGACTTAAAAGACGGTCAAAAACTTGTTGCTAACACATTCGTTTGGACAGGTGGCGTTCAAGGTAACCCATTAATCGGTGAATCAGGTCTTGAAGTTAACCGTGGACGTGCAACAGTTGATGCATACCTACAATCTACTTCTCACAAAGACGTATTCGTTGCTGGAGACAGCGCTGTTGTCTTCTCTCCAGACGGTCGTCCATACCCACCAACTGCACAAATCGCTTGGCAAATGGGTGAGTTAATTGGATACAACTTATACGCAGCACTAGAAGGCAAAGCATTCGAAGAGTTCGCACCTGTAAACTCTGGAACACTTGCTAGTCTAGGACGTAAAGATGCTGTTGCTACAATTGGAGCAAGCAATACTCCACTTAAAGGCTTACCAGCATCATTAATGAAAGAAGCAAGTAACGTTCGTTACTTATCACACATTAAAGGTCTATTCAGCTTAGCTTACTAATCTGAATATAAGCCCGAATCATGCCCAGCATGGTTCGGGCTATTTTTATCCCGCTATTTGCGGGCAGTAAAACTCCCACTGATTAAAGTTTCACTTTATCCGTAATTTTCTCTAATTTATTTATTCGGCAGAAGAATAATATAACCCTTTTAATTATCTAAATTTACTGATTATTTTATGTCTAAATTGTGTATATGAAAGGGATGGAAGTATTCTTCCTACTCCCATCCCTTTCACACAAACTATTCTCCTAATTTCACAAGGCTGTAGTTCTTCTTCCCTTTACGAATAATAATAAATCTTCCATCAAACGAATTTTCTACAGTAACATCCGTACCCACATCTGTTACTTTCTCACCATTCATAGAAATCGCACCATTATTAATGTCCTCGCGTGCTTGTCGTCTAGATGGTTCAATCCCTAAATCGACTAGCCACTCTACGATGTTTTTCGTCTCTTTTGAAGACTGGAATGTTGGCATTTCTTTAAAGCCTTGTTCAATTTCATCAGCTGTTAACGATTTAATATCTCCGCTAAATAACGCTGCTGTAATTTTCCCAGCTTGCAGGAACGCCTCTTCTCCATGAACGAATTTCGTCATTTCTTCCGCTAACACTTTTTGCGCTTCACGTTTATGAGGCTCCGCTTCTACCTTCACTGCTAATTCATCAATACGCTCTTTCGTTAAGAACGTAAAGTATTTCAAGTATTTAATTACATCACGGTCATCTGTATTTACCCAGAACTGGTAAAATTCAAACGGTGTCGTTTTTTCAGGATCAAGCCAAACCGCACCACCTGCTGATTTACCAAACTTCGTACCGTCCGATTTTAATAATAGCGGAATCGTTAATCCAAATACTTTCGCCTCATGACCTTCTAACTTACGAATTAAATCTAAACCACTCGTAATATTTCCCCATTGGTCACTACCACCAATTTGAAGTTGAACATCTTCTTTCGTGTATAAATGATGGAAATCCATCGCTTGCAAAATTTGGTACGTGAATTCTGTGAAAGAAATACCTGTATCTAAACGACTTGCTACAATATCCTTCGCTAACATGCTATTGATGCTAAAATTTTTCCCGTAATCACGTAAAAACTCAATAACATTTATTTCATGTGTCCAATCATAGTTATTTACCATCTTCACTTCGCTATTTCCGCCAAAATCAAATAGCTTTTTCATTTGTGCTGTTAACGCATCTACATTATGCTGAACCACTTCTAACGTTTGAAGTTGACGCTCCGATTGTCGTCCACTCGGATCACCAATTGTTCCTGTTGCCCCGCCAATTAAAATAACAGGATGATGGCCAGCTAATTGGAATCTCTTCATCATCATAAACGGAATCAAATGTCCGATATGCATACTATCACCAGTTGGATCAACTCCGCAGTATAGTGAAATCTTTTTCTCTTCTACTAGCTTACGTAAGCCTTCTTCGTCAGTCTGCTGATTAACGGCGCCGCGCCATTCTAATTCATCAATAATATTCATCTTTTGTCATCCCCTTTATTTTTAAAAAACAAAAAAGCCCCTATGTCTACGATAGACATAGGGACGATTATTCACCGTGTTACCACCCAGTTTGCATAAATAGCATAGCTACTCATACCACTCTTAGCAATAATATCGATTGCTAGTCCGCTTAGCATTACCTAAGATACTCCAGAGTGTAATTCGCAAGTTTGTTTGTGCTAGGTTCCAGCAACCCCTAGCTCTCTCGTTAACAGTGACAAACTGCTACTGGGCTCTTTCAACGTATGTTATTTGTTAAATTATTAGCATTATATTGAATTGAAAACAAATTGTCAACAATACCCAAATATTATTTTAAAATAATTCATATCTTCATACGTATTTCGTTATTCCTTATCTTCTCCAATAATCCTTACTTCTCGCTCTAACTTCACGCCAAATTTCTCTTCAACTGTCTTTTGTACGAAGTGAATTAAATCGATGTAATCTTGTGCTGTTCCGTTATCAACATTCACCATAAATCCAGCGTGTTTTAAAGAAACTTCCACTCCACCAATTCGCTTACCTTGTAGTCCTGAGTCTTGAATCAACTTACCAGCAAAGTTATTTGGTGGACGCTTAAATACGCTACCACATGAAGGATATTCTAGAGGCTGTTTTGACTCACGCTTAAACGTTAAATCATCCATTTTCTCTTTAATTTCTTCACGTACACCTTCTTCAAGTTCAAATCTCGCTTCAAGAATAATGTAATGGTTGTTAGCAAATACACTCTTACGATATCCAAATTCAAATGCTTCTTTCGTCAAAGTACGTAGCTCTCCATCACCTGTCATTACAACAGCTTCTGTTAACACAAACGATACTTCACCACCGTAAGCACCAGCATTCATATATAACGCTCCGCCAACTGAACCTGGAATACCACAAGCAAACTCAAGACCCGTTAAGTTATGGTCTAAAGCAATACGTGATACGTCAATAATTGCTGCACCACACTGTGCTACAATCGTCGTTCCTGTTACAGTAACACCTGTAATATGAATTAAACTTACTGTAATCCCGCGAATTCCACCATCTTTAATAATGACATTCGATCCATTTCCTAAAAACGTAACTGGAATATTATATTCGTTCGCATATTTGATAACTTCTTGAATTTCATCATAATTTGTAGGCGCAACAAAAACATCTGCTTTTCCGCCAACTTTAATATGCGTATGATTCTTTAACATTTCATCTTGTTTAACATGTCCTTCAGGCAATACCGTACTTAAATATTTATAAACCTCTTGCATATTCATTTTACGATTCCTCTATTTCTATATTCATTTTATCCCGTTATACGGGCCCATAATATCCCCACGTACATGAAAGAACCTAAAGTGGTGGATACAGTGTACCCAAAATCAATTCGAGACACCTATAAACCTCTTAATTTATAAGAGGTGCCACTCATATTAAAATATATATTGCATAATAAAGCAACCCAAATGGACTACTAAACTTGACATGTCATCAGAAAGACAACAATTTGTAAAATATGTGACTTTTTCAAAACACTATCCCTCAGTATCTTACTATACCATACAAAAAGAAAGTGGCATTTTTTTGTACTTTTTACTTTATTTACATCAATAAAAAAAGAGCACATCCGACAGAATGTGCTCTTTCTATACTCATTAAATTATTTTTCGTTCTCTTCTTTTTCCTTATCAAACCATAATAGTTCATCGTCATCCACTTCACCATTATAATTGATTAAAATTTCTTCTCCCGCTTTTATATCCTTATACGCGAAGAAGTTAAAAGTATGATTCTCGAAGACAATTTCATACGTTGCATTCGGATTATATGCATGATTAAATAACATGCCGTATCCTAACAGGAATGCCGTATGATTTACCCCATACTCAAATGCGTAGTCAGCAAGTAACGTTTTTTCAATGTGTTCATGCTGTTCATTTGGATAAGAGATAACCGGCGCTGAGTGAATCAACTCACCCTTTTTAATATCACGAGTTGCAAATACACCTCTATTAAATTCTCCATCACTAAGTTCAGAAGTCTTAACTTCGATCATATGCGTCACCTATATAATTCTTTCTTTGAAGTATTTTATCCCGCTATTTGCGAGGTTCAACTAATAATCAGTAGGTATTAGTCTCACTTTATCTCCTTAAGCTTGGCAGAAAACGCGCAGAAAAGCAATTAAATTACTATCAAGTATTCATTTAAATGAAAAAAGAGCACATCATTTGTGCTCTTTCCAAGCAATATTACTTTTCTAAAATATCTTCTAACAACTTCACTTGCTCGCTAACAGTTTGTAACGTCTTCACTGACGTATCATTTCGATGTTTTTCTTCTTCCACACTCGCTAGCACTTCTTCTGTAGCTGTAGAAGTTTGCTGAATTACGTTAGAAGCATGCGTAACATCCTTTACGATATTCGTCGTTTTAACTTGGAAACTTTCTTGATGAACAACAACCTCTCGCATTACTTCATTAATCGCATCAATAAACTTCCCTAAATCCGTTACATTTGTTAAAACGCTTGCTAACATTTCGTTACACTCTTCTTGTACTCTTTCTGACTTCTCTACCTGCACTTCTACCTTACTTGCTTGATTACTAAACTCCTTCAAAATCCCTTGAATTCTTCCCGCAGAACGATTTGATTCTTCAGCAAGCTTTAACACTTCACTCGCTACAATAGCAAAACCTTTTCCATGCTCACCTGCCCTGGCAGCTTCAATATTTGCATTTAAAGCTAGCAAACTCGTCTGACTTGAAATATTCGTTATTACATCTACAATTTCATTAATTTGTTTCGATTGCATCATTAAATCTCTAAATATAATTCCAGACTGTGAAACAACATCATTTAAACTTCTCATGTTAGCTTCAAAATTTCTTAAAGTATTTACGCTGCCCTTTGAAATTTCTAAACTTTCATCCACACGAGCCGATGCAGTTCTTACTTGAGAGATGATTTGTTCAATATTTCCCTCCATATCATTCAATACTTCTACCGAACGATACATCATCTCTGATTGTGATTGCGTACCAACTGCTACCTCTTCAAAGGCAAAATTAATTTCACTCATCGATTCCATCGACGTGTTCATATTTTGTCTTAAATGATTGAAATTACTATCTAGTTTCAAAACTGTTTCACCAATAAGCCTTTGCGTCTCTTCTAGCTCCTGAGCTTTTCTCATTACTTCTTGCTTCTCATCACTTAAACGAAGGAGCAGATTAGAACCGATTTTCGTGACACCCCACATAGCGATTGTTACAATCGCTAACAAACTTGCGAAATTAGCAGCTTCAGACGAGGCTGTATAAGCAAAAAATTGCTCCGGCCAATAGCTACAAAGGATAAATGTGATCACAACAGCTACCCCGCCAAGAATTAAAATGAGGCGCTCACTTAAGTAAATAAGTGAAACAGCTAATGTAAAATAGACCATTTGAAATACAGCCGGGCTTTCATTAAAAGCTTGTACCATAATGTAAGACATTGTAAGCAACATAAATGTCATGATATATTTATACGCTGATTCCATACTTTTTATAAAAGTAAAAAGCGTTCCAAATACAACGACAGAAATACCACAAATCCAAAACGCTATTGCTCTCTCTGTAAAAATATATCCATAATACCCAATCGCGATTATCCCAAGGAAGAAACTAAAAATCGTTATAAACAGTAATAAATGATTTTTCTGTGATTCTTTCTCAAGGTTAGAAAAACAAGTCCTCTTTAACCACTCCATATGAAGCCCCACCTTCTACTTATACATATCAATTACTTCAGTTTAAATACCGCACTCACTGGGTTATGATCGCTATTTTCAAACTTTAAATCTTTCCCTTGTACATTTACAATCTCTACATTCGGTGAAACGATAAAGCCATCAATAATAGTGACGAAATTTTCACCTTCTACATATTTCTTTACATCATCTCTCACAGTCATAACAGACGGATCTACAGCCCACTTAAAGCCACCGTCCGTAAAGTCCTTCGGTAACTCTACTAACCACTCAGGACGCTCTTTCACGAACTTCGGATCACTTAATTGAGCGTTTGAAACTAATTGATTCCAATCTCCACCCATTATTACGTAATCACCATTTTCATAATGCTTGTTCATATATTCTTTTAAATACTCTACTTGCTGTTTTCTAATTTTCCCGCCTTCATCATAAGCAGACAAATGTAAATTTACGAGTCTAACATGTTTCCCATTATTAACAGGTATTTTATGTTCCACAATTGCCCGATCTAAATCAAACAAACGCTTTGGCCACGGCTCCATTCCAGGAAGCTGGAACCTCTTCGCTTCTTGAACAGTGTATTTAGAAAACGTACTTAATCCAGCCTCCGCATATCCCATTGGATTTGTTATTGGCACCGGAACCCATTTCGTATCGTAGTTCTTGCCAAATGACGAAACATAATCAGGTAATCCTTTTTTCAAAAATTCATGTTCATTTACATCAAATGAACGAAGTGACTTTATATCAACTTCTTGTAATAGCGCAAAATCACTATTTTCATTTTGTAAAAACGAAAGCATATTCTTTAAATTAGTTTCTGTTTGCTCTTTACTACTTGAACCAGATCCCTTTCCCCCATCCATAAAGAAATCTTGCTCCTTATCTAACCCTGCATATCCAATATTAAATGTTGTAACTTTAAATTCATTTCCAGTCGCTAATACGCGCTCCTTATTATTCTCCACCTTCAAGCTTGTAACATCAGCAGGCTGTTCTTTAGTAAGTGTCATATACGCTAGAAATCCTCCTACAATGCCCGCTACTACTAAAACACATATAAATACGATTTTAAAAAATTTCTTCAAATAAATGACTCCTTTTCACGCGAATTTATTTTTCTTTATTTTCAGTCAAATAAAGAAAACGACACACATAAGAAACATTTTATCATAATTAAAACCGTATATCACTATATTT includes:
- a CDS encoding thioester domain-containing protein, with translation MNIKQSFKLVAMFLSVLFVLFPLQKAFAEVMDHTKYEMDWSYSKSKKKPIRTELIKTADGKIAFCLNVDLKSPSGQDLPEMGKVDINVYRVLLNGYPQKSPQELGVSDWREAHYATQLAVWNALKQINVNDLDFRNKNVEKVTKDIVAKANASEELQEITMSVTPTEEQEAVLKNDFFETGLYTVETNAKSGTYKVQATGAPAGVKFANEKGETKTEFNVGEKFRILIPKQTPAGGFSFKVSGNLTKLQGIAHKGTPTIQNAVVLLERSEEKTSPELAVSWKKAEAPNKPNKPYTPNEPHKPNQKR
- a CDS encoding aldo/keto reductase, with protein sequence MKNLQSKTVLNNGVEMPWFGLGVFKVEEGPELVEAIKSAIKAGYRSIDTAAIYGNEKAVGEGIRAGIEATGISREELFITSKVWNADQGYEETIAAYEESLKKLELDYLDLYLVHWPVEGKYKNTWRALETLYKEDRVRAIGVSNFQIHHLQDVMKDAEIKPMINQVEYHPRLTQKELQAFCKEQGIQMEAWSPLMQGQLLDNETLQAIAEKHGKTTAQVILRWDLQNGVITIPKSTKEHRIIANADVFNFELTKEDMEKIDALNQNHRVGPDPDNFDF
- a CDS encoding MFS transporter, encoding MFALLALAISAFGIGTTEFISVGLLPSISKDLNVSVTTAGLTVSLYALGAAVGAPVLTALTASMSRKTLLMWIMVIFIIGNGIAAVATSFTVLIIARIVSAFAHGVFMSIGSTIAAAIVPENKRASAIAIMFTGLTVATITGVPIGTFIGQEFGWRASFMAIVVIGIIAFIANSILVPSNLKNGVPVSFRDQFKLIKNGRLLLVFIITALGYGGTFVTFTYLSPLLQEVTGFEASTVTIILLVYGIAIAIGNMVGGKLSNHNPIRALFYMFFIQAIILFVLTFTAPFKVAGLITIIFMGLFAFMNVPGLQVYVVILAERFVPSAVDVASAINIAAFNGGIALGSYIGGLVTNSLGLIHTAWVGGLMVVGAVILTAWSMTLEKRDQVK
- a CDS encoding winged helix-turn-helix transcriptional regulator; this encodes MKKYNIPVEATLEVIGGKWKVVILCHLTKGTKRTSELKRSMPGITQKMLTQQLRELEDDGVIQRKVYNQVPPKVEYSLTDYGWSLESILDSLCSWGECHLEKEGNTSMLIAEGE
- a CDS encoding DUF1641 domain-containing protein, encoding MPETMTQTKPEQETVQISASQGQLDVLDQLLKPEVQESLTTLVEQLPKLTELVNILTKSYDFAQTVATDEVLKSDTVGAITELVEPVKDTVKSMAATAIEAKDRADESTEVIGLFGLLKLLKDPQAQKMFRFVNAYLQISAERNNK
- a CDS encoding NAD(P)/FAD-dependent oxidoreductase, yielding MSKQIVILGAGYGGLLAALNVRKYYSKSEAQVTVINQYPTHQIITELHRLAAGNVAEQAIAMPLTKLFKGKDIDLKIATVESFSVDSKEIKLAGGTTLSYDALVVALGSKTAYFGIPGLEENSMVLKSAADANKIYKHVEDRIREYAKTKNEADATIVIGGGGLTGVELVGELADIMPKLAKSHGVNPKEVKLLLVEAGPKILPVLPDHLIERATTSLEARGVTFLTGLPVTNVAGNEIDLKDGQKLVANTFVWTGGVQGNPLIGESGLEVNRGRATVDAYLQSTSHKDVFVAGDSAVVFSPDGRPYPPTAQIAWQMGELIGYNLYAALEGKAFEEFAPVNSGTLASLGRKDAVATIGASNTPLKGLPASLMKEASNVRYLSHIKGLFSLAY
- the tyrS gene encoding tyrosine--tRNA ligase translates to MNIIDELEWRGAVNQQTDEEGLRKLVEEKKISLYCGVDPTGDSMHIGHLIPFMMMKRFQLAGHHPVILIGGATGTIGDPSGRQSERQLQTLEVVQHNVDALTAQMKKLFDFGGNSEVKMVNNYDWTHEINVIEFLRDYGKNFSINSMLAKDIVASRLDTGISFTEFTYQILQAMDFHHLYTKEDVQLQIGGSDQWGNITSGLDLIRKLEGHEAKVFGLTIPLLLKSDGTKFGKSAGGAVWLDPEKTTPFEFYQFWVNTDDRDVIKYLKYFTFLTKERIDELAVKVEAEPHKREAQKVLAEEMTKFVHGEEAFLQAGKITAALFSGDIKSLTADEIEQGFKEMPTFQSSKETKNIVEWLVDLGIEPSRRQAREDINNGAISMNGEKVTDVGTDVTVENSFDGRFIIIRKGKKNYSLVKLGE
- the murB gene encoding UDP-N-acetylmuramate dehydrogenase, which encodes MNMQEVYKYLSTVLPEGHVKQDEMLKNHTHIKVGGKADVFVAPTNYDEIQEVIKYANEYNIPVTFLGNGSNVIIKDGGIRGITVSLIHITGVTVTGTTIVAQCGAAIIDVSRIALDHNLTGLEFACGIPGSVGGALYMNAGAYGGEVSFVLTEAVVMTGDGELRTLTKEAFEFGYRKSVFANNHYIILEARFELEEGVREEIKEKMDDLTFKRESKQPLEYPSCGSVFKRPPNNFAGKLIQDSGLQGKRIGGVEVSLKHAGFMVNVDNGTAQDYIDLIHFVQKTVEEKFGVKLEREVRIIGEDKE